Genomic DNA from Fibrobacter sp.:
CGGCTTCCTTCTTCTTGGCGTCGGCCACGATTTCGTCGGCGCTGAGGAGCTTGTATTCCGGAGCGCCAGTGTGATAGTAGCTGGACTGTGCGCAGTACTTGCAGTTTTCGGAGCAGCGACCGCTACGGGCGTTGATGATGGAGCAGAAGTCAAAATCGTTGCCGTGGAGTTTTTCGCGGATTTCGTTGGCGGCAGCGGTCAGTTCGTCAAGGTCGGCATCCAGCAGCTGGATGGCTTCTTCACGATTGATTTCATAACCGTCATTCAAAATCTTGTTCTTCAATTCCTGAACGAGAGACATAAAAACTCCTTGGTTCGCGGCATTTCCCGCCTGCGATTTTTGCGCTGCAAATATAGAAAAAGCAGGACAAGCCTGCTTATACTATTTGCTTATGATACGTGATAACCTTATCTTATTGTCCGATGCGAATTTCCTTAACGCCGTCTTCAATGAGGTAGGGCATTTCTTCGTGCATCACGGCGCCGCTGGCAATTACCTTGGGGTCCAGGTGCAGGTAGTTGATGTCGCCATCAGCCAACACATTGCCGTCCAGATCCATGATGCTGGCGTGGGTCACAAAGAATCGAGAACTGAACTTGGTGATGACGCCCTTGCCGATAATAGGGGTGTTGTAGGGAACGGGCTTGCGGTACTTGGTTTCCAGGGACATGGTCACACCCCAGATATCCTCGTTGCCGCCTTCCTTGGCCCACACGGCGCGGAGCCCCATTTCGTCCAGCATGGCGGTGATGAGCCCGCCGTGAACGCGGCCGGGGTAGCTCTGGTGCTGTTCGCGGTAGTTGAACAAAGTCATGACGCTGCCGTCTTCCATGTTGTAGAATGGAGCGCGGACGCCGTATTCGTTGTCCAGACTGCAGATCATGCACATCTTGCTGTTGTGCTGCTTGCTTACGACTTTGATGATTTCGCTCATGAATCCTCCGTGGGGAACTCGCTACTTCTTTAACACAAAATCAAGAATCTTGATCAAGGCCTTGTTTGCCTTGTCCATATTTGCAGAGCTGGCTTTTTTGATTTCAGCGGCACTTTGTACAAACTTGCAACCTGCGCAGGCTTCAATTTCTTCGGTACCGTTCTTCAACATGCTTTCCATGGAATCATCGGTGACTTCAACATGGAACTGCAAGGCGATGGCGCTGCCCAACTTGAATGCCTGATTCTTGCAGGCTTCACTGCTGGCGAAAGATGTTGCCGCTTCGGGGATGTCGAAGGTTTCGCCGTGCCAATGGAAAGCCTGCAGTTTCTTGGGCAGGTCCAAAACCTTGTTGCCACCTTCGACGCTAGCGTCAAAACTCACAGGGAACCATCCGATTTCCTTTTCGGGATTTTTCCTGATGGCTGCGCCAAATGCGTTTGCAATCATCTGGGCTCCCAGGCAAATGCCGAGAATAGGCTTGCCCAGCTGCACCATGTCGCGGCAAAGTTCCTTTTCGCGAACGAAGTAAGGATACTCCGTCTCTTCTAGAACACTCATAGGGCCGCCCATCAAAATGGCGAAGTCCACTTCGTCTTCGTGGGGAATCTTCTCGCCAGCGTAAAGCCGAACTACGTGTACGTTGTGTCCCTTGGCTTCCAGGTAGGGGAGGATTGCGCCGGGGCCTTCGTATTCAACATGCTGAAAAATATACGTTTCCATCTTTGTATTGCCTTTTGACTACAAAGATAGCGAAAATCCGAAAAGAGTTTTATATTTGTGGTCGTTAAATGTTGGAGACGGAGTGCTTTATGAAAACTTTTAAAACGAAGTCCATGCTGCCCAATGTGCTGGCCGCCGCTGTAGCCTTGTTCTGCCTGGCCTTTGACGGGGTCCTTGTGAAAATGCTGGTGGAGCAGAAGGAACAGATTTTGCAGGGCCAGATGACCGCCATGGCCATTGAAATCCTGGTAATGATTCCTCTGATGCTGGTTTTGGTTTTCGTGCTGCTGCACCTGTTGCCGAAAAAAATCTTCGTTGACGGCGATTCCCTGGAAATGACCTTCCTCTGCGGCAACAAAGTTTCCCTGAAAAAGGAGCAGCTGAAAGTTCTTTGCGTGGATGAACAGGAAGATTCCTGGAAGGCCATCCTGTTTGTTTGTAAGCGCCCTGTTTATCTCAACTCGGCTTCCTTCCCGGAACTGAAAGAACTTGTTTGCGGCGAAGCCCAGTAAATTAAAATCAAATCTTTGATATAAAAAAAGACCCGCGAAAAACTCGCGGGCCAAATTTTTTGCGTTGATTACTTGCCGAATTCACTAGTCGGCTTCATGACCTGCCAGAGCACAGCCTTGTGGGCGTGGAGGCGGTTTTCGGCTTCTTCGTAGCTCATGTTCAGGTCAAGGTTGTCCATCACTTCGTCGGTGATTTCGTCGCCGCGATGTGCGGGCAGGCAGTGGGAAACCTTCACGTGAGACGGGGCGTACTTCAAAAGGTCTGCGTCGATGCGGAACGGCAGGAAGTGATTCTGCTTGGATTCCTTCTGGCCTTCCTGACCCATGGAAACCCATACGTCGCTATAAAGGATGTCGGCGTCCTTGACAGCTTCCTTCGGGTCGTTGAATACGCGGTACTGGCAGCCGTGGCGCTTGAAATCGGCCTGGGCTTCTTCGATTACGTGAGCCGGCTGTTCAAAACCCTTGGGGCAAGCCAAAGTAAAGTTCATGCCCACCTTGGAGCAGAGGGCGAGGAAAGAGTTTGCAACGTTGTTGCCGTCGCCGATGAAGGCCACAGTCTTGCCCTTCATGCCGCCGAGATTTTCTTCGATCATCTGGGCGAAGGCGATAGCCTGGCAGGGGTGATAGTCGTCGGTCAGGGCGTTCACAACGGGAATGGAACCGTATTCAGCCAGCTGTTCCACCAGGTCCTGCTTGAAGCAGCGGACAACAAGGGCGTTCACCCAGCGGGAAAGGCAGCGGGCCACATCCTTGATGGATTCGCGCTTGCCAAGACCGATGGAGTCCGGGGAAAGCAGCACGGCGTGGCCACCCAGCTGGTTCATGCCCACCTGGAAAGTAGTGATAGTTCGCAGAGACGGCTTTTCGAAGAACATACCGATGTTCTGGCCGTGAAGACGGTCGGAGACCTGGCCTGCATGGACTTCCTTTTTCAGGCGGGAAGCGATGGCTACGGTTTCGAGAATTCTTTCTTCGCTCCAGTCGGCGAGGCGGAGGAAGTGCTTGCTGCGATCGATCATTTTCTATTCCTTATTTTGGTGAGCTCAGGAACTGCTCGGTTGAAACTGGAAAGCCTTAATATACATCAAAAAATTACAGAATGTGTAAAATTTTGATGAGTTTTAAGAAAATCCTAAAAACAAAAAACGAAAAACGGAGCTTGACACTCCGTCTTTCAATTCCTTAACAGGAAATCACAAGAGAATGCTAACGGAAATTAGCGAATTTTCTTCTTATGACGGTCACGACGACGGCGCTTCTTACGCTTGTGAGTCGCAATCTTCCTGCGCTTTCTTTTCTTTCCGCAAGGCATATTGTATCTCCGTTAAAGGTGAAACTTAAAATTGTGCATCCAAATAGAGAAAAAAACAAGTCGTTTGTCAAGGGATAGGGGGGAAGTTTCCCCCTGGCTGCAGCCTTTTTTTACGCCGCGGCATCGCTAAAAACAGCCTGGAACATCCAAAAACGCAAAAAAATAACATTAGGAGGCCGCCCGACGGCTCCCCTGGTCGCCGGCCCCGGCTAAAAGTCTTCCGCCACCCCCTCTCAGTCCGCAGCGGATACCGTTAAGGATGTCCCATTTTTACAATTATTTTACGTAAAATCATGCAACATTTCCTCGTTCAAAACGTGTTATAGTATGTAGGGCGAAACCGCCTTGCGCTATTGCGGGGGCGTTCCCGTTTTGGAATTACAATGGCGACATTTGAGGAAAAAGTCAAAAAACAAGTCGAAATCATTAAACAGCACACGTTCCTAGACCCGACCCGGGACAAGGTCTTCAAGGAAATCTTTTCGAAGGACGTTACGCTGATCCACTTTTTAAACGCAATGCTGCATCAGCCCGAGGAACGGAAAATCGTCAGCATCGAACGCAAGAAGCCTGCATCCACGCTGACCTCCGCAATCGATGTGGAGGAGGTTCGTTTCGATGTACACGCTAAGCTCAACAACGATGAGTTCGTGGATCTCGAGGTGCAGCGGGCTTCTCACGAGGATTTTGCGGACCGTGTGGAGCTTTACGCGGACCAGCTTTCCATCGAGTCCAAGATTCACTTTGACAGCCAGCGCACCGAAGCTGAGAAGGAAGACCATCCGTACCTGATGCCCGCCACCTACAGCGTGTGGATCTGCAACTTCTCGGTTAGCTTTTGCAAGAGCTATCGTGAGGAGTTGGGCCTCTTCCGTTTTTCTAGCATTGGTGATCCCGACGCCTTGCCTGTATATAATAAAAAAAGGTATATTATCATTGACTTGAGTAAGGTGGATGCGAAGGTCCTGAACCTGAACACTGCCGAGACAGAATGGCTGGAACTTTTCACCAGGATGGCTTCTGCGAAGGATGCCCCCAAGACGAAGGATCCCGTCATTGCGGATGTTTACAGCCGTCTGGCAGTAAACGCCCTCGAGAAGAACTTTATCACGGAGATTGCAACAGGTATGGTCACAGAAGCTGAAATCAGTACACGCATCGGAACCGCCCGCCGCGAAGGCCGTGAAGAAGCCAATCTGAGTGCTGCAGAGGCGCTTCTACGAGATAATGACACTGTGGAACGAGTCTCTCGAGTCCTCAAGTTGCCCCTTGAAAAGGTACAGGAACTGGCTGACAAGATTGCCGCTGAAAAGGCTTAACGCTAATAAGAAAAACTCCGAGGCTGAACCCCGGAGTTTTTTGCTTATTCTTCCACCACCAATTCCATGGCCTTGCGGATCAGTTCCGCGGGGCCGCCGTATTCGCGGGCGCGGGGTGCGCCTTCGCTGAGCATCTGGCGGAACTTGCGGGCGCCGGGGAGGCCTGCGAAAAGGCCGTAGATGTGCTTCACCAGGATGGTGGCGGGGCAACCTTCGGCGAACTGCTTTTCTACATAGGGGAGGTAGGCTTCAAGGACGGATTTGCGGGTGGGGTAGGTTCCAGGCTCCAGGCCCGAGGCTCCAGCTCCTCTCTCGTCTCTCGTCTTTCGTCTCTCGTCTAATCCAAATACGCGTTCGTCAGCATCGTGGAGGAACCAGGGATTTTCGTAAGGTTCACGCCCCACCATCACACCGTCCAGCGCAACGCCTGTGTTTGCCGAAGTGGGGTCTCCGTTCAAGTGACTGAGCACCTGATCCATGGAGCGGATGCCGCCGTTGATGGCAATATTCAGCTGGGGCATTTCAGCCTTGAGGCGGTGAACGAAATCGTATTGCAGGGGCGGAACTTCGCGGTTCTCCTTGGGCGAAAGTCCCTTCAGCCAGGCCTTGCGGGCGTGAATAATAAAGTACTTGCAGCCTGCATCAGCGATGGTGCCGACGAAATCGCGGAAAAAGTCCCAGCTGTCGAATTCATCGACGCCGATGCGGCACTTGATGGAAACGGGAATGCTCACGGCATCCTGCATGGCCTTGAAGCAGTCGGCCACCAGGTTTTTGTCTTTCATGAGGCAGGCGCCGAAACTTCCGCTCTGCACGCGGTCCGAGGGGCAGCCGCAATTCAGGTTCACTTCCTGGAAACCGGCGGCTTCCACCATCTTGCTGCACTTTGCCAAATCGGCGGGATTGCTTCCTCCCAACTGCAGTACGGCGGGGTATTCAAAAGCCTCATGTCCCAGGAACATTTC
This window encodes:
- a CDS encoding PaaI family thioesterase, which encodes MSEIIKVVSKQHNSKMCMICSLDNEYGVRAPFYNMEDGSVMTLFNYREQHQSYPGRVHGGLITAMLDEMGLRAVWAKEGGNEDIWGVTMSLETKYRKPVPYNTPIIGKGVITKFSSRFFVTHASIMDLDGNVLADGDINYLHLDPKVIASGAVMHEEMPYLIEDGVKEIRIGQ
- a CDS encoding type 1 glutamine amidotransferase, which translates into the protein METYIFQHVEYEGPGAILPYLEAKGHNVHVVRLYAGEKIPHEDEVDFAILMGGPMSVLEETEYPYFVREKELCRDMVQLGKPILGICLGAQMIANAFGAAIRKNPEKEIGWFPVSFDASVEGGNKVLDLPKKLQAFHWHGETFDIPEAATSFASSEACKNQAFKLGSAIALQFHVEVTDDSMESMLKNGTEEIEACAGCKFVQSAAEIKKASSANMDKANKALIKILDFVLKK
- the argF gene encoding ornithine carbamoyltransferase, giving the protein MIDRSKHFLRLADWSEERILETVAIASRLKKEVHAGQVSDRLHGQNIGMFFEKPSLRTITTFQVGMNQLGGHAVLLSPDSIGLGKRESIKDVARCLSRWVNALVVRCFKQDLVEQLAEYGSIPVVNALTDDYHPCQAIAFAQMIEENLGGMKGKTVAFIGDGNNVANSFLALCSKVGMNFTLACPKGFEQPAHVIEEAQADFKRHGCQYRVFNDPKEAVKDADILYSDVWVSMGQEGQKESKQNHFLPFRIDADLLKYAPSHVKVSHCLPAHRGDEITDEVMDNLDLNMSYEEAENRLHAHKAVLWQVMKPTSEFGK
- a CDS encoding Rpn family recombination-promoting nuclease/putative transposase, whose protein sequence is MATFEEKVKKQVEIIKQHTFLDPTRDKVFKEIFSKDVTLIHFLNAMLHQPEERKIVSIERKKPASTLTSAIDVEEVRFDVHAKLNNDEFVDLEVQRASHEDFADRVELYADQLSIESKIHFDSQRTEAEKEDHPYLMPATYSVWICNFSVSFCKSYREELGLFRFSSIGDPDALPVYNKKRYIIIDLSKVDAKVLNLNTAETEWLELFTRMASAKDAPKTKDPVIADVYSRLAVNALEKNFITEIATGMVTEAEISTRIGTARREGREEANLSAAEALLRDNDTVERVSRVLKLPLEKVQELADKIAAEKA
- the dusA gene encoding tRNA dihydrouridine(20/20a) synthase DusA; translated protein: CKFSNFHAMNIDFNRRLSIAPMLDCTDRHERYFLRLISKHTLLYSEMVVTHALLHANPEMFLGHEAFEYPAVLQLGGSNPADLAKCSKMVEAAGFQEVNLNCGCPSDRVQSGSFGACLMKDKNLVADCFKAMQDAVSIPVSIKCRIGVDEFDSWDFFRDFVGTIADAGCKYFIIHARKAWLKGLSPKENREVPPLQYDFVHRLKAEMPQLNIAINGGIRSMDQVLSHLNGDPTSANTGVALDGVMVGREPYENPWFLHDADERVFGLDERRKTRDERGAGASGLEPGTYPTRKSVLEAYLPYVEKQFAEGCPATILVKHIYGLFAGLPGARKFRQMLSEGAPRAREYGGPAELIRKAMELVVEE